A genomic region of Paenibacillus sp. PL2-23 contains the following coding sequences:
- a CDS encoding Rpn family recombination-promoting nuclease/putative transposase, with protein sequence MEHSKLNSQNIPNEGGLLNWLLFLKSEDTTNWEVLKVNEPTLGKAMTALEYLSQDAEARRMYEMRQKALHDEASMLEGARAEGESFGNLKGKLEVAENMLSKGMDLAIVAELTGLSTEQLEQLRRTH encoded by the coding sequence GTGGAGCATTCCAAGCTAAACTCACAAAATATACCGAATGAAGGCGGTCTGCTTAACTGGCTGCTGTTCTTGAAAAGCGAGGATACAACTAACTGGGAGGTGTTGAAAGTGAATGAACCAACTTTGGGTAAAGCGATGACTGCATTGGAATATCTCAGTCAAGATGCAGAAGCACGTCGCATGTACGAGATGAGACAAAAAGCTCTGCATGATGAAGCTTCCATGCTAGAGGGTGCAAGAGCAGAAGGGGAGTCTTTCGGTAATCTAAAAGGAAAATTGGAAGTTGCCGAGAACATGTTATCTAAAGGAATGGACTTAGCAATCGTAGCAGAACTGACAGGACTTTCAACAGAGCAGTTAGAACAACTGAGACGAACACATTGA
- a CDS encoding metallophosphoesterase, giving the protein MKRKKRRGWLYLIIVAAVMLVFLYAENNWIGVTTYKIASPKLPNGAEGYRIVQLSDLHSKEFGRDQRPLLRKVEKLAPDLIVVTGDLTDSSHFDAEASLGMMKGAAEIAPVYYVSGNHEFATMGYPELEERLRGIEGIHILQNEHVILPVGEGAIRLVGVDDPIFNRVEDSDVDKITAHLEEALAGIEHSEAFTLLLSHRPELFQVYADYSMDLSLSGHAHGGQFRVPFVGGVYAPEQGFWPEYSEGLHQLGSSQLIISRGLGNSTFPQRIFNRPEIVLVELSRAAG; this is encoded by the coding sequence ATGAAGAGGAAGAAACGACGGGGTTGGCTATATTTGATTATCGTGGCGGCGGTTATGCTCGTATTCTTATACGCGGAGAATAACTGGATTGGAGTAACAACCTATAAGATCGCGTCTCCTAAGCTGCCGAATGGGGCAGAAGGATACAGGATCGTGCAGCTGTCGGATCTTCATAGCAAGGAGTTCGGACGCGACCAGAGACCGTTGCTGCGGAAGGTGGAGAAGCTGGCGCCGGATCTTATCGTCGTCACAGGGGACTTGACGGACAGCAGCCACTTCGATGCGGAAGCAAGCCTTGGGATGATGAAGGGAGCCGCCGAAATCGCGCCTGTGTATTACGTCAGTGGCAATCATGAATTTGCTACGATGGGATACCCTGAGCTGGAGGAGCGTCTGCGGGGGATCGAGGGTATTCATATTTTGCAGAACGAGCATGTCATCCTTCCTGTGGGGGAAGGCGCCATTCGGCTGGTCGGCGTAGACGATCCTATCTTCAACCGGGTGGAGGACAGCGACGTTGACAAAATAACCGCTCATCTGGAGGAAGCCCTCGCAGGCATCGAACACTCGGAGGCGTTTACCCTCCTGCTGTCCCACCGGCCGGAGCTGTTCCAGGTATACGCCGATTACAGCATGGACCTTAGTCTGTCGGGTCACGCACATGGCGGCCAGTTCCGCGTCCCGTTCGTCGGCGGCGTGTACGCCCCGGAGCAAGGCTTCTGGCCCGAGTATTCCGAGGGCCTCCACCAGCTTGGCAGCTCCCAGCTTATTATTAGCAGAGGACTCGGCAACAGCACATTCCCGCAGCGGATCTTCAATCGTCCAGAGATTGTGCTGGTTGAGCTGAGCCGAGCCGCTGGATAG
- a CDS encoding DUF4173 domain-containing protein yields MRDPAPWQKRYDMMLGMAILLGTIGQYLFVNRVPGISVPIFTLLLYIYFFYVTKGRRGGFDRWRGQSKTGWLLFVPIGLLALSFAIFDNKLFRILNLGALLILLVGQTMLLTRGGSEPWYRLKFAGELLKQWLITPLAHLGAPFGILADWLRVGDEGSRTRGNLGKVGLGLLIAAPLLLVVIVLLASADGIFLSWLNRLPTWLEGGSVENNFLRFLFAACTAIYLFCYVWGLMFKRERRASALTQEAAGMPASALQPAQPAGDGQTGQAGQTSTALDPIVAATALISVNIVYVLFAAIQFTYLFGAADGLLPEGTAYAEYARRGFAELVFVALINICVLLVGLHFVQQGSQVLERLRKLLLTVLMGCTLVMLASAYSRMSLYEEAYGYTQLRLLVHGFMIFLGILMVVAIARIWYRWFYLAKIYVALGVAAYVIMNYINLDARIAFNNIERYEATGQIDLYYLSTLSADAAPALEKLEREHPELEGVAGLLEEMRRQADERKHWQSWSLSLQKLRNG; encoded by the coding sequence ATGAGAGATCCAGCGCCTTGGCAGAAGCGTTACGACATGATGTTGGGAATGGCGATCCTGCTTGGTACGATTGGCCAATATTTGTTTGTGAACCGCGTACCTGGAATATCCGTTCCGATCTTCACGCTGTTACTGTATATCTATTTCTTCTATGTAACGAAGGGAAGGCGAGGAGGCTTCGACCGGTGGCGGGGTCAATCCAAGACGGGCTGGCTGTTATTTGTCCCAATTGGTCTCCTTGCGCTCTCATTTGCTATATTCGACAATAAGCTCTTTCGTATTCTAAACCTCGGGGCGCTGCTCATCCTGCTCGTCGGGCAGACGATGCTGCTGACCAGGGGAGGCTCCGAGCCATGGTACAGACTCAAATTCGCGGGGGAGCTGCTCAAGCAATGGCTGATCACGCCTTTGGCCCATCTGGGAGCGCCATTCGGCATATTGGCTGACTGGCTGAGGGTAGGGGATGAGGGCAGCAGAACGCGGGGCAATCTGGGCAAAGTGGGTCTTGGCTTGCTGATCGCGGCGCCGCTTCTGCTTGTTGTCATTGTGCTGCTTGCATCGGCAGATGGCATCTTCCTGTCTTGGCTTAACCGGCTTCCGACATGGCTCGAAGGGGGTTCAGTGGAGAACAACTTCCTTCGTTTCCTGTTCGCGGCCTGTACAGCGATCTATCTCTTCTGTTATGTATGGGGGCTGATGTTCAAAAGGGAACGTCGCGCCAGCGCCTTGACGCAAGAAGCGGCAGGTATGCCGGCGTCTGCGCTTCAGCCAGCTCAACCTGCAGGCGACGGCCAAACCGGTCAAGCTGGTCAAACCAGCACTGCGCTGGATCCCATCGTAGCAGCAACCGCGCTGATCAGCGTCAATATTGTATATGTTTTGTTCGCGGCTATTCAGTTCACGTATCTGTTCGGAGCGGCCGATGGCTTGCTGCCTGAGGGCACCGCATATGCGGAATATGCGAGAAGAGGGTTCGCTGAGCTTGTGTTTGTTGCGCTGATCAACATTTGCGTGCTGTTAGTCGGGCTTCATTTTGTCCAACAAGGAAGTCAGGTCCTCGAGCGTCTGCGCAAGCTTCTGTTGACCGTCTTAATGGGCTGTACGCTTGTCATGCTGGCATCCGCTTATAGCCGCATGTCTCTGTACGAGGAGGCTTACGGGTATACGCAGCTTAGACTGCTGGTGCACGGCTTTATGATTTTCCTCGGCATATTGATGGTAGTGGCTATCGCGAGGATCTGGTACCGTTGGTTTTATTTGGCCAAAATATATGTTGCGCTAGGCGTAGCGGCTTACGTTATCATGAACTATATCAATCTGGACGCGCGGATCGCGTTTAACAATATCGAACGTTACGAAGCAACGGGCCAAATCGATTTGTATTATTTGTCCACGTTGTCCGCTGATGCGGCTCCTGCGCTGGAGAAGCTGGAACGCGAGCATCCGGAGCTTGAAGGCGTTGCTGGCCTGCTGGAAGAAATGCGGCGTCAAGCGGATGAACGCAAGCATTGGCAGTCCTGGAGCCTATCGCTTCAGAAGCTGAGAAACGGATAA
- a CDS encoding glycoside hydrolase family 16 protein yields the protein MNKKWLVALCSSLVLLASLAGTVFGATTLWEPLTSHNSQKWEMSNGWSNGSMFNCTWRANNAIITSNGKLRLSITSPSKDKFDCGEYRSKDKYGYGLYEVRMKPAKNTGVVSSFFTYTGPSDGTQWDEIDIEFLGKDTTKVQFNYFTNGVGGHEKVIELGFDASQSYHTYAFDWQPGSITWYVDGVKKHTATSNIPKTPGKIMMNLWNGTGVDDWLGAYNGATPLYAYYDWVRYTSN from the coding sequence ATGAATAAAAAATGGTTGGTTGCTCTTTGTTCTTCACTAGTTCTACTGGCTTCACTGGCTGGTACGGTTTTTGGTGCAACTACGTTATGGGAACCGCTGACTTCCCATAATTCACAGAAGTGGGAGATGTCAAATGGATGGTCTAACGGCTCCATGTTTAATTGTACCTGGCGGGCCAACAATGCAATTATTACAAGCAATGGAAAACTAAGACTATCAATTACAAGTCCTTCTAAAGATAAATTTGATTGCGGGGAGTACCGCTCCAAGGACAAGTATGGTTATGGACTGTACGAGGTAAGGATGAAGCCTGCCAAAAACACAGGAGTTGTATCCTCCTTCTTTACGTATACGGGTCCGTCGGATGGCACACAGTGGGATGAGATCGATATTGAATTTTTAGGTAAGGATACGACGAAAGTGCAGTTCAATTATTTTACCAACGGTGTGGGCGGCCATGAAAAAGTGATTGAATTAGGCTTTGATGCATCTCAGAGCTACCATACGTACGCTTTTGACTGGCAACCAGGGTCTATTACATGGTATGTAGATGGGGTTAAGAAACACACAGCAACGTCTAATATACCTAAAACTCCTGGGAAAATCATGATGAATCTATGGAATGGGACCGGAGTGGATGATTGGCTTGGGGCATACAACGGTGCTACTCCTTTATACGCTTACTACGATTGGGTTAGATACACAAGTAATTAG
- a CDS encoding response regulator has product MLQILLVDDEQYVVDDLKVAFPWTEFGIGKVHKAYSGLQATKILQEQPVDILITDIAMPGMNGLELVGFVKENHPQTKCILLTGFSDFEYAVEALKNGVLEYLVKPLDQTQLRMTLDSTVRKIHEELTMVASLERAKLAFKEHLPMLKDKLLSELVQGKKFQVDELAKKMINYNISIQERDSVYLILIRLEERFTNYGTDSQMLFEYAIINIAEEIFGDSFVLWQCRDPYEYLVFLLKYKEEGRDLSKEQVLKQLNNKADQLYFNVNEYLKGGISVVISFPGLFTQDVRKMYEDAVYALKQQVGNRQGYLLSVGGSPKQTIVQPLRILYEPPTLTHLLETGQWDGFKERLERIRQEYDSWNGCSEEYFEEIRSLLLSSFHYIAHKNQMLLSDLVGYDRMHKSSFRSMEQLIRWGEEVADLIKDQLEIDTQTNQQKVIQEIRSFLDRSYADASLQTAADHVSLHPSYVSRLFKQLTGSSISDYIHKVKMERALAKLKDSEAKVYEISEQLGYSNSQYFIKVFKDEFGMTPQDYRAKIGF; this is encoded by the coding sequence ATGCTGCAGATTCTATTAGTTGATGATGAACAGTATGTAGTAGACGATTTGAAAGTCGCTTTCCCGTGGACAGAGTTTGGAATCGGTAAGGTGCATAAGGCCTATTCTGGGCTTCAAGCTACAAAGATCCTACAGGAGCAACCTGTTGATATCCTTATTACCGATATCGCTATGCCGGGGATGAATGGCTTAGAATTAGTTGGTTTTGTTAAAGAAAATCATCCCCAGACCAAATGCATTCTGCTTACAGGCTTCTCCGATTTTGAATATGCTGTAGAAGCACTCAAGAATGGGGTGCTGGAATATCTGGTCAAGCCGTTAGATCAAACACAGCTGCGGATGACACTTGATTCTACGGTTCGAAAGATTCATGAAGAGCTGACGATGGTCGCTTCGTTGGAGCGTGCAAAGCTGGCCTTCAAAGAGCACCTGCCAATGCTCAAGGACAAGCTGTTGAGTGAGTTGGTTCAAGGGAAGAAGTTTCAAGTGGATGAGTTGGCGAAAAAAATGATCAACTACAACATTTCAATCCAGGAACGAGACTCCGTTTATTTGATTCTGATTCGATTGGAAGAGCGTTTTACCAATTACGGCACTGACAGTCAGATGTTATTCGAATACGCTATCATTAATATCGCAGAAGAAATTTTTGGAGATAGCTTTGTCCTTTGGCAGTGCCGGGACCCTTACGAATATTTGGTGTTTCTCCTTAAGTACAAGGAAGAAGGCAGGGATCTGAGTAAAGAACAGGTTCTGAAGCAGCTTAACAACAAGGCGGATCAATTATATTTCAACGTCAATGAATATTTAAAGGGGGGCATTTCGGTTGTCATATCTTTCCCGGGATTATTCACTCAAGATGTGCGGAAGATGTATGAGGATGCCGTTTATGCACTGAAACAACAGGTCGGTAACCGGCAAGGATATCTGCTATCCGTGGGAGGTAGTCCGAAACAGACTATTGTACAGCCCTTAAGAATTCTATATGAGCCTCCGACACTCACTCATCTGCTGGAGACGGGGCAGTGGGATGGCTTTAAGGAACGACTTGAGCGTATTAGGCAGGAATACGATAGCTGGAACGGATGCAGTGAAGAATATTTTGAAGAGATCCGAAGCCTGCTGCTCTCTTCCTTTCATTACATTGCCCATAAAAATCAAATGCTGTTATCAGATCTGGTAGGGTATGATCGAATGCACAAATCTTCGTTTCGCTCTATGGAGCAACTGATCCGATGGGGAGAAGAGGTTGCCGATCTTATAAAGGACCAACTTGAAATCGATACGCAGACCAACCAGCAAAAGGTGATTCAGGAAATCCGCAGCTTTTTAGATCGGAGCTATGCAGATGCCAGCCTTCAGACCGCAGCTGATCATGTCTCTCTACATCCCTCTTACGTGTCGAGACTGTTCAAACAGCTTACAGGGAGCAGCATTAGTGATTACATTCATAAAGTCAAGATGGAGCGAGCTTTAGCGAAGCTCAAAGACTCGGAGGCCAAGGTGTATGAGATTTCCGAACAGCTCGGTTATTCTAATTCACAGTATTTTATCAAAGTGTTCAAGGACGAATTCGGTATGACACCACAGGATTATCGTGCCAAGATAGGCTTTTAA
- a CDS encoding histidine kinase, which translates to MITKLSIFQKLFYFLLFMVAIFVIAFWYINSLNLKVIQTEVNKNKMNDMRFITAQLTTQFDQVLVNTMTLSYDSMVRSFPYILKSGDKYARYEIKAAIMDKLALNSATTSWNNTVILYYPNEKEMVSSVNSLSFSTYKLPDSKRHEWTLHIEDHESGYYSYIMRSHFSPLLIEVRISLENITKIMDQYNSGNSMVYDVGKNTFIHKKKGLPDDSYQTIGDNIIGQSGSFVLKNQGTDYVVTYIKSDKLNLYFLDYHSRSQYTKQIFRNNQYFFCAVMIVMIGVIFYSLLLRRQVQQPVRALRTAINRFDNGDLSSRVVSLESNEFSMLGNSFNRMAENTQRLIEQVLLIEIEVKEAKLRQYQAQINPHFLFNCLNYIQSKTSVKDYESVTAMTLHLGAYCRYIHKIELVDSTLLDEVAFVKHFLSIVQLRKREIAFEIHIPESLYDERVPRMILQPLVENCVKHGIEPGLQPGIVSLRAEPMKHGFQIVISDNGEGMTEERKVAIQRHMEEVIPQDGALGAGIRNVHQRLRLYYGKGSGLIIESTHSKGTSYRIQIQKGDDKYAADSIS; encoded by the coding sequence GTGATAACTAAATTGTCCATATTTCAGAAACTTTTTTATTTCCTTCTGTTTATGGTGGCGATTTTTGTTATCGCTTTCTGGTACATAAATAGTCTAAATCTTAAGGTCATTCAGACTGAAGTTAACAAGAACAAAATGAATGATATGCGCTTCATAACTGCTCAGCTTACAACACAATTTGACCAAGTACTTGTAAACACGATGACGCTTTCATACGACTCTATGGTAAGGAGTTTTCCTTATATCTTAAAATCAGGTGATAAATATGCGAGGTACGAAATAAAGGCAGCCATAATGGATAAGTTGGCTTTAAATTCAGCAACAACGTCGTGGAACAATACCGTAATCCTTTATTATCCTAATGAAAAAGAGATGGTCTCATCAGTAAATTCCTTAAGCTTCAGTACATATAAGCTCCCAGATTCGAAGCGTCATGAGTGGACTCTTCATATAGAGGACCATGAATCAGGCTATTATTCCTATATTATGCGCAGTCATTTCAGCCCACTCCTGATTGAAGTTAGAATATCTTTGGAGAACATAACCAAAATAATGGATCAGTATAATTCTGGAAATTCAATGGTTTACGATGTTGGTAAAAACACATTTATCCATAAGAAGAAGGGTCTCCCTGATGATTCATATCAAACGATTGGAGACAATATTATCGGTCAAAGCGGCTCTTTTGTGCTGAAAAATCAGGGAACAGATTACGTGGTCACCTACATAAAGTCCGACAAGCTCAATCTTTATTTTCTGGATTATCATTCGAGAAGTCAATATACTAAACAGATCTTTCGCAACAATCAGTATTTTTTCTGTGCTGTTATGATTGTAATGATCGGGGTCATCTTCTATAGCCTGCTGCTTCGAAGGCAGGTTCAGCAGCCTGTACGTGCGCTTCGGACCGCGATCAATCGCTTTGATAACGGTGATCTATCAAGTCGCGTCGTAAGCCTGGAATCTAACGAATTTTCAATGCTTGGGAATTCATTTAATCGTATGGCTGAGAATACCCAAAGACTGATTGAACAGGTACTCCTCATTGAAATTGAAGTAAAAGAAGCCAAACTAAGACAATATCAGGCTCAGATCAATCCACACTTTTTGTTTAATTGCTTGAATTATATTCAAAGCAAGACCAGCGTCAAGGACTACGAGTCTGTTACTGCAATGACGCTTCACCTAGGAGCTTATTGCCGCTACATACATAAAATCGAGCTGGTTGATTCTACCTTGCTGGATGAGGTTGCATTTGTTAAGCATTTCCTATCCATTGTTCAGCTACGTAAACGTGAAATCGCCTTTGAAATTCATATTCCAGAAAGTTTATATGATGAGCGAGTGCCAAGGATGATTCTCCAGCCATTGGTGGAGAACTGCGTAAAGCATGGAATTGAGCCGGGATTACAGCCAGGTATTGTTTCATTAAGAGCCGAACCTATGAAGCATGGATTCCAAATTGTTATTTCGGATAATGGGGAAGGCATGACGGAAGAGAGAAAGGTGGCTATTCAACGACACATGGAAGAGGTTATACCACAGGATGGAGCCTTGGGTGCCGGAATCCGAAATGTACACCAGCGCCTGCGTTTATATTATGGGAAGGGTTCAGGTCTGATCATTGAATCAACACATTCAAAGGGAACTAGTTACCGAATCCAGATTCAGAAAGGCGATGATAAGTATGCTGCAGATTCTATTAGTTGA
- a CDS encoding extracellular solute-binding protein: MAKKMKTTIMALLAMVMLSSALVGCSGNSEKKPEDVSTGEESFYSAPFENGKYTEPVTITTVFPIQSNVKFKNGENIENNVHTKWAKDTFGIDIKYLWTVTEQNNAYETKLRLMLTAGEKMPDIVVYRGNSALIADLIDSGQFTDAGELFDKYASDSYKSAMAQHPEVWNPLMRDGKRMGIPILENAYNNDPVMYIREDWLKKLNLKAPTNLAELEAVMDAFTNQDPDGNGKKDTNALSVGFKNNLNTWMSDSGWIFGMFGAMPNQWNKTKDNKLAYGSVQPEMKPALLKMQEWMEKGYISAESGLYDEVKATEAFAAGKSGIIVGPYWMTGWPLPDLKSNVPDAEFKAYPLPAGPDGKIGRHGTAISSGAVFINKDMKHKDAFFVYQNYLFDYWANPNGEIFGNGFAKGYDYDLGPNGEVYREQQSDKIPGGWVDAIRYTLTFDGAIIPDLLMNTLAKLADGAEPTNQYEKVLSERLPEQIQAAKIVVEQKDAVMQEMFTGAPTETQLSRGDMLGKLEKEVLNKIIYGKASIDEFDAFVEKWKSSGGEKINEEVNAWYQSVQVPK; this comes from the coding sequence ATGGCAAAAAAGATGAAAACGACGATAATGGCATTACTTGCAATGGTTATGCTTTCCAGTGCCCTGGTCGGTTGCTCTGGAAACAGCGAAAAAAAACCTGAAGATGTAAGTACTGGAGAAGAAAGTTTCTATTCGGCTCCTTTTGAAAATGGTAAGTATACAGAGCCGGTAACGATAACTACTGTATTTCCGATTCAGAGTAACGTGAAATTTAAAAACGGGGAAAATATTGAAAATAATGTGCACACCAAGTGGGCAAAAGATACCTTTGGTATTGATATTAAATATCTTTGGACCGTCACCGAACAAAACAATGCATATGAAACCAAGTTGCGTCTCATGTTGACCGCCGGCGAAAAGATGCCTGACATTGTAGTATATCGTGGGAACTCTGCTCTCATTGCGGACCTCATTGATAGCGGACAATTCACGGATGCAGGCGAATTGTTTGATAAGTATGCCTCGGATTCCTACAAGAGTGCGATGGCGCAGCACCCAGAAGTGTGGAATCCATTGATGAGAGATGGAAAAAGAATGGGCATCCCTATTTTGGAGAATGCCTACAACAACGATCCTGTCATGTACATTAGAGAAGACTGGCTGAAAAAACTAAATTTAAAGGCTCCAACCAATTTAGCTGAGCTTGAGGCGGTAATGGACGCTTTTACAAATCAGGATCCAGATGGGAATGGGAAAAAAGACACAAATGCTCTATCGGTAGGCTTCAAAAATAATCTGAATACATGGATGTCTGACTCCGGATGGATCTTTGGTATGTTCGGAGCCATGCCAAACCAGTGGAACAAGACAAAAGATAATAAACTGGCATATGGCTCTGTACAGCCAGAGATGAAGCCTGCACTTCTAAAAATGCAGGAATGGATGGAGAAAGGTTATATTTCTGCTGAATCCGGACTTTATGATGAAGTTAAGGCTACGGAGGCTTTCGCCGCAGGCAAATCCGGTATTATTGTGGGCCCATACTGGATGACAGGCTGGCCGCTTCCAGATTTGAAGTCTAACGTTCCTGATGCAGAGTTTAAGGCGTATCCTCTTCCAGCTGGACCTGATGGAAAAATTGGACGTCATGGTACAGCAATCAGCAGCGGCGCAGTATTCATTAACAAAGATATGAAACATAAGGATGCTTTCTTTGTATACCAAAACTACTTATTTGATTACTGGGCAAATCCGAACGGAGAGATCTTTGGCAATGGATTTGCTAAAGGCTATGATTATGATTTGGGTCCAAACGGTGAAGTATACAGAGAACAGCAGAGCGACAAAATTCCTGGCGGTTGGGTGGATGCAATTCGCTATACGCTTACCTTTGATGGAGCAATTATTCCGGACTTATTGATGAATACCTTGGCGAAGCTAGCAGATGGAGCCGAGCCAACAAACCAGTATGAGAAGGTTCTATCAGAACGTCTCCCTGAGCAGATTCAAGCAGCCAAGATTGTCGTTGAACAGAAAGACGCTGTTATGCAGGAAATGTTTACAGGTGCACCAACAGAGACTCAATTGTCCCGTGGTGATATGCTGGGCAAGCTGGAGAAGGAAGTTCTGAACAAAATTATATACGGCAAAGCCTCTATTGACGAATTTGACGCCTTTGTGGAAAAATGGAAGTCTAGCGGTGGTGAAAAAATTAACGAGGAAGTAAACGCTTGGTACCAATCGGTCCAAGTTCCAAAGTAA